Sequence from the Desertifilum tharense IPPAS B-1220 genome:
GAGAGAATCTCTGTCTTTCGAGGAGTTGCTATCGGGTTGTGCATCCATCATGATTGCTCTGACTCTAATTTGTCTGCTTCCGCTTCGTCGTCCCACTCTTCATCTTCGCGATCGATAACGTTGAGCAGTACCACAATTAAACCGAGCATTCCCGCTGAATACAGATCGCCTCCCCAACTTTCATGCAACCAGTCAAATAGGGCGGCGTTGCCCGTTCCGTGGAAGTAGGTTAAGAGGGTATTGCGGATAATGTTGGCGGTGACGCTAATTAAGGCGGCTCCACCGAGGAGTAAGCTGGTTTTACGACGAGAGGCGATCGCGCCCGACCAATACAACAGCATTAAGCTGACATAGAGGCTGGTAAATAACATTTTTAACCCCGCACAGTGGGGGGCTACTTCTACGACTCGACCGCCGACAAATAGATAAATCTGCTCGACGGTGACATCCATCCCCAAGCTCGATAGGATAAATCCGGCGATGTTGGCAATGAAGCTTTGCAGGGGAAGGGCGTAGGGTTCAATTAAGTAGGGAACATCGGTGGGCGTCGCCAGAAAGACCAGCAATAAGGGAAACCCCATGAGCCTAAATCCGGGTATGCCTTTGAGCCACAAACAAATCCCACTCAAAATGGCGGGAAAGGAGAGGTTTACAAAGTGGGGCAGTCCGCTGAGGTAAAATATCCCCCCTAACCCAATTAGTATCCCGCCCAGGAGGTGAGAGCGGTTGGCTAATTGCTGCCAGCGATGGCGTTTTGTCCAAGCAATATAGGCTGCAAAGGGAATGCCAATTAGCCCATGACTAAAGTATTCGTGTTCGATGCTAATACTTTTATTCAGCCAGCCGTCGTACCAATGGACGAGGACGGGGGCATACAACGCGAGCAATAAAAAGGCGATCGCGCTTAAGAGCAGGGTTTGCTCCGTTAGGGGAAAATTACGTTTGAGTTTTTCAGTTGTCATAGCTGTTTTGGGGCAAACCATCTAAGGGTTCGTACCGTTCTTGCAGGGGTTGAGATGCATTCCCTAAGCAACATTAAAGGGAGTTCGCCTGCGTATCGCGAACTCCTTAATCTTTAGTTTTCCCTAATTTTCACCGATGGCTAACCCAATTGCGGCGATCGCTTGTTGAATTTGTTGTAAAGTTATGCCGGGAAACATGGGGAGAGAAAGAATTTGCTGGCACAGTTGCTCGGCTTGGGGGAAATCTCCAGCTTTAAACCCAAGATTTTGATAGGCGGGTTGTAGGTGACAGGGGATTGGGTAGTGAATCCCTGTTTGAATGCCCTGTTCTTCTAGCTTTTGTTGTAAAGTGTCGCGATTTATGGGGCAATCGTCAAGGACGCGAATCACATAGAGGTGATAAACGTGACCCGTACCGCTGCGATTTTGGATCGGGACAATCCCGCGATCGCCAAAAGCGGCAAGTCCGCTATCGTAATGTTGAGCGGCTTGGTTGCGCGACTGATTCCAGGCGTTCAGATGGGGGAGTTTGACGTTGAGAATTGCCGCTTGCAGGGTATCAAGGCGGCTATTGGTACCGAGTTCGGTGTGGTAATACTTGCGGGGTGCGCCGTAGTTGCGGAGCGATCGCATTTTGGCGGCGACTTCTGCTTGGGCGGTACAGACGATGCCACCATCGCCAAAGGCTCCTAAATTTTTACTGGGATAAAAGCTAAAAGCAGCCGCCGTTCCCACCGATCCAGCCGTGTATCCGTCTCGTTGGGCGAGGTGAGCTTGGGCCGCATCCTCAAAAATCAACAGAGAATGGGCTTGGGCTAATTCTAATAGGGCTTGAGGCGAGACCATTTGCCCGTAGAGATGCACGGGGACAATGGCTCTCGTTTTTGAGGTAATGGCAGCTTTGGCCGCATTCAGGTCAATCAGAGCCGTGTCTGGGGCGCAATCGACTAGCACCGGGGTAGCGCCCGCATGGAGGACGCCAATCAGGGTGGCAATAAAGGTATTGGCAGGCAACAGAATCTCATCGCCCGGTTGAATGCCACACGCTTTTAAGCCGAGCGCGATCGCATCTGTTCCGCAAGCGACTCCTACCGCCAGTTGCGTTTGGCACGCCTGAGCAAAAGCAGCTTCAAATTCGGCTAAAGCCTTGCCCATAATAAAATCGCCTTGGCGCAAAACTTGAGCAATGGCGGCATCCAGTTCGGCCTGGATGGGTTGGTGAGCAATGGACAGATCGACAAACGGAACGGTAGAAGT
This genomic interval carries:
- a CDS encoding DegT/DnrJ/EryC1/StrS aminotransferase family protein, whose translation is MLTTSTVPFVDLSIAHQPIQAELDAAIAQVLRQGDFIMGKALAEFEAAFAQACQTQLAVGVACGTDAIALGLKACGIQPGDEILLPANTFIATLIGVLHAGATPVLVDCAPDTALIDLNAAKAAITSKTRAIVPVHLYGQMVSPQALLELAQAHSLLIFEDAAQAHLAQRDGYTAGSVGTAAAFSFYPSKNLGAFGDGGIVCTAQAEVAAKMRSLRNYGAPRKYYHTELGTNSRLDTLQAAILNVKLPHLNAWNQSRNQAAQHYDSGLAAFGDRGIVPIQNRSGTGHVYHLYVIRVLDDCPINRDTLQQKLEEQGIQTGIHYPIPCHLQPAYQNLGFKAGDFPQAEQLCQQILSLPMFPGITLQQIQQAIAAIGLAIGEN
- the crtB gene encoding cyanoexosortase B produces the protein MTTEKLKRNFPLTEQTLLLSAIAFLLLALYAPVLVHWYDGWLNKSISIEHEYFSHGLIGIPFAAYIAWTKRHRWQQLANRSHLLGGILIGLGGIFYLSGLPHFVNLSFPAILSGICLWLKGIPGFRLMGFPLLLVFLATPTDVPYLIEPYALPLQSFIANIAGFILSSLGMDVTVEQIYLFVGGRVVEVAPHCAGLKMLFTSLYVSLMLLYWSGAIASRRKTSLLLGGAALISVTANIIRNTLLTYFHGTGNAALFDWLHESWGGDLYSAGMLGLIVVLLNVIDREDEEWDDEAEADKLESEQS